TGTGATAAATGCACCAGACGGAAACACAATCACTACATGCGAGCATACTTTTGCAATGATGATGTCATTAGCACGACATATCCCGCAAGCTTACGCGAAAACAATTGACGGCGAATGGGATCGTAAATCATTTATTGGCGTTGAATTACGCAACAAGACACTTGGAGTATTCGGACTTGGCCGCATTGGGATTGAAGTTGCAAAACGAGCAATGGCGTTTGGCATGACGATTCTAGGATATGACCCGTTCATGTCCGAAGAACGCGCGAAACAATTGGGCATCAAGTTGGCAAGTCGTGACGAAATTGTACGAACAGCAGATTTTATGACTGTCCATACGCCACTTACAAGCGAAACACATCATATGATTAGTAAGCCACAATTCGAAATGATGAAACCAGGTATGCGCATCGTAAACTGTGCACGCGGCGGTATCATCGACGAAATGGCACTCATCGAAGCAATTGATGAAGGCATTGTGGCAGGTGCAGCATTTGATGTATTCGAAAATGAACCACCAGCATCGGATCATCCTTTCTTTGGACATCCGAAGATTATCGTCACACCACACTTAGGTGCATCTACAATGGAGGCACAAGAGAATGTAGCAATTGACGTTTCTGAGCAAGTCATCCATATTCTAAGAAATGAACCATTCAAAAACGCAGTGAATATGCCTTCGATTTCACCTGAATTATTAAATAAATTACAACCATACTTCAAGTTATGTGAACATCTTGGAAAATCACTAGCACAGATGACTGACGGTGCAGTGCGACAAATTACAATCGAGTGCGAAGGCGAATTGGCGGATTTAGATACTTCTCCATTAAGTCCATATGTACTCAAAGGCATACTGTCTCACCACCTAGGTGCAGAACAAGTCAATATTGTAAATGCGATTCATTTGGCTAAACAACGTGACATCCAACTCGTTTTTCAAAAGTCACTTTTCAACCAAAATGCTTCTAGCAAGATTACAATTCGCTTGAAAACAACGGAGGAAGAACGTTGGGTAACTGGATCTGCGGTTTCGGGCATAGGAGAACGTCTCATTAAAGTCGGACCTTATCCTGTAGATATCGAGCCAAAAGGACTAATATTGTTAATCTCACATACGGACAAACCTGGCTTAATCGGGCGTGTTGGAACCACACTTGGGGTTAACGACGTAAATATTGCGAGTATGCAAGTAGGTCGCCAAGAAATAGGTGGATCGGCAGTCATGATTTTAGAAGTCGATAATAAAGCTTCCAAAACAGTTGTCGAGGAATTAGAAGCAATTCCGGAAATCACAAGAGTTCGTGAGGTCAATTTCGATTGAAAGGTGTGGTTAATTTGAAACGAAATATTCAACCTGTCTATAACTTTAATGCCGGTCCATCCGCGCTGCCGCTACCAGTTCTAGAGAAAGCGCAACAAGAACTGGTCAATTTCCGCGGCACTGGCATGTCGATCATGGAGCTTAGTCACCGCAGTAAAGCTTATGACGATGTACATAACGAAGCGATTGCACGTTTAAAAAGACTATTTTCGATTCCTGAAAACTATGAGGTGCTCTTCCTGCAAGGTGGTGCGAGTCTTCAATTTTCAATGATTCCGATGAACTTTTTAAACCCTGGACAAAGAGCGGGCTATCTCACGACCGGCGTTTGGTCAGATAAGGCATTCGATGAAGCGAAACTATTTGGTGAACCTTACCATGTTGCGAATACTAAAGAGTATAATCACAGCACAATACCTAAGCTAAACGACCTGCAATTTAATGAAGATG
This DNA window, taken from Sporosarcina sp. 6E9, encodes the following:
- the serA gene encoding phosphoglycerate dehydrogenase, with translation MFKVLVSDPISDFGLQQLMNADDVEVIKQTGLSEDELVSIIGDFDALLVRSQTKVTERIMEAAVKLKVIGRAGVGVDNIDLNAATNQGIVVINAPDGNTITTCEHTFAMMMSLARHIPQAYAKTIDGEWDRKSFIGVELRNKTLGVFGLGRIGIEVAKRAMAFGMTILGYDPFMSEERAKQLGIKLASRDEIVRTADFMTVHTPLTSETHHMISKPQFEMMKPGMRIVNCARGGIIDEMALIEAIDEGIVAGAAFDVFENEPPASDHPFFGHPKIIVTPHLGASTMEAQENVAIDVSEQVIHILRNEPFKNAVNMPSISPELLNKLQPYFKLCEHLGKSLAQMTDGAVRQITIECEGELADLDTSPLSPYVLKGILSHHLGAEQVNIVNAIHLAKQRDIQLVFQKSLFNQNASSKITIRLKTTEEERWVTGSAVSGIGERLIKVGPYPVDIEPKGLILLISHTDKPGLIGRVGTTLGVNDVNIASMQVGRQEIGGSAVMILEVDNKASKTVVEELEAIPEITRVREVNFD